One window from the genome of Amycolatopsis sp. NBC_01480 encodes:
- a CDS encoding nitroreductase family deazaflavin-dependent oxidoreductase: MPLTGEYEPGAFEFSRNQVDLYESSGGTEGTDNQGAPVIVLTSLGAKTGKIRKTALQRVEHEGEYAVVASLGGAPKNPVWYYNVKANPHVELQDGPVKKDYRAREVDGDEYAAWIARAIEAWPDYAEYQKKTTRRMPIFVLTPFDA, encoded by the coding sequence ATGCCTCTCACCGGGGAGTACGAGCCGGGCGCGTTCGAGTTCAGCCGTAACCAGGTGGACCTCTACGAGAGCTCCGGCGGCACCGAGGGCACCGACAACCAGGGTGCGCCGGTGATCGTCCTGACCTCGCTGGGCGCCAAGACCGGCAAGATCCGCAAGACCGCCCTGCAACGGGTGGAGCACGAGGGCGAGTACGCGGTCGTGGCCTCTTTGGGCGGTGCGCCCAAAAACCCGGTCTGGTACTACAACGTGAAGGCGAACCCGCATGTCGAGCTTCAGGACGGGCCGGTCAAGAAGGACTACCGGGCGCGGGAAGTCGACGGCGACGAGTACGCCGCCTGGATCGCCCGCGCCATCGAGGCGTGGCCCGACTATGCGGAGTACCAGAAGAAGACCACCCGCCGGATGCCCATTTTCGTCCTGACGCCTTTCGACGCGTAG
- a CDS encoding TetR/AcrR family transcriptional regulator, which translates to MKEFLPQLGKPRPERADAVRNRALLLETARVLVAEHGASDVTMDELAARSGLGKGTVFRRFGSRAGIFQALLDEEERSLQQAVMAGDPPLGPGAPGLERLIAYGTARIGFLFDNHEIARASLDGGQQVPTGETPLSRLHIRMLLGEIKPAFADLDVLAAQLTGALDGPLMLQLPAGDLSSAKARQQRKRLIQGWTELVTQLCALKPSGPSEQADGVDR; encoded by the coding sequence GTGAAGGAATTTCTGCCGCAGCTGGGCAAACCACGCCCGGAGCGCGCGGACGCCGTCCGCAATCGGGCGCTGCTGCTGGAAACGGCCCGGGTGCTGGTGGCCGAGCACGGGGCGAGCGACGTCACGATGGATGAGCTCGCCGCGCGGTCGGGGCTGGGCAAGGGCACAGTCTTCCGTCGGTTCGGCAGCCGCGCCGGAATTTTCCAGGCGTTGCTGGACGAGGAAGAACGCTCCCTGCAACAGGCCGTGATGGCCGGCGATCCGCCGCTCGGCCCCGGCGCCCCGGGGCTGGAGCGGCTGATCGCCTACGGGACCGCGCGGATCGGCTTCCTGTTCGACAACCACGAGATCGCCCGCGCCTCGCTCGACGGCGGGCAGCAGGTCCCCACCGGCGAAACCCCGTTGTCCCGCCTGCACATCCGGATGCTGCTCGGCGAGATCAAGCCCGCGTTCGCGGATCTCGACGTGCTCGCCGCGCAGCTGACCGGAGCGCTCGACGGGCCGCTGATGCTCCAGCTGCCCGCCGGCGACCTGTCATCCGCCAAGGCCCGGCAGCAGCGGAAACGGCTCATCCAGGGCTGGACCGAACTCGTCACCCAACTGTGCGCCTTGAAACCGAGCGGACCTTCAGAACAGGCAGACGGGGTTGACCGGTGA
- a CDS encoding cytochrome P450, with product MTAPVVREFPELSLPESVVFTAVQIAPNTLAGLFSQRDNLVKVFDSLGTDLLASRLLADLRAAHPGDALWVRVLGDRTLLVFGEPLLREVLDRSGGDFASDPAVKLRGMSHFQPEALTISHGEKWRARRAFAEVALSPGSRVHPLAPQFLSVVQREIAVMKDEARAYLLDWSQLEGAVESIARQVIFGSRARDDRDLTAALHAMMAEANQVHGLRKSRHFDPFYRRVAHYVRTAEPGSLVSGLPPVSEEVSALTQVTHWVFAMSGTLAANVFRTLAVISGQPLVEWQVRDELRSAPTRTASDVDGLKHLESCLYESMRLWPTTPMFGRRATAATTLGGVPIPAGTPLLVVNSFNHRDPVSVPEPDAFVPSRPAGYRFNQFSNGRQSCPGRDLAVFLAKAILAELLGDCRFVGQAQSSIADGEPMPATLNHSLLFFAMEPVKS from the coding sequence GTGACGGCGCCCGTGGTCCGCGAGTTCCCCGAGCTGAGCCTGCCGGAGAGTGTGGTGTTCACGGCCGTGCAGATCGCGCCGAACACGCTGGCCGGCTTGTTCAGCCAGCGCGACAACCTGGTGAAGGTCTTCGACAGCCTGGGCACCGACCTGCTCGCGTCACGGTTGCTCGCGGACCTGCGGGCGGCCCACCCCGGCGACGCGCTGTGGGTGCGAGTGCTGGGCGACCGGACGCTGCTGGTTTTCGGCGAGCCGCTGCTACGGGAGGTGCTCGACCGGTCCGGGGGCGATTTCGCATCCGACCCGGCGGTGAAACTGCGGGGGATGAGCCATTTCCAGCCGGAGGCGCTGACGATCTCCCACGGCGAGAAGTGGCGTGCGCGACGGGCGTTCGCCGAGGTGGCGCTCTCGCCGGGGAGCCGTGTTCATCCGCTGGCACCGCAGTTCCTTTCCGTGGTGCAGCGGGAGATCGCGGTGATGAAGGACGAGGCTCGGGCGTATTTGCTCGACTGGTCCCAGCTCGAAGGGGCGGTGGAAAGTATTGCGCGCCAGGTGATCTTCGGCTCCCGGGCCCGGGACGATCGCGACCTCACCGCGGCCCTGCACGCGATGATGGCCGAGGCGAACCAGGTGCACGGACTCCGGAAGTCGAGGCACTTCGATCCGTTTTACCGTCGGGTGGCGCACTATGTCCGGACTGCGGAGCCGGGCAGCCTGGTGTCCGGGCTTCCTCCGGTTTCGGAAGAGGTCAGTGCGCTCACTCAGGTGACGCATTGGGTGTTCGCGATGTCGGGCACGCTGGCCGCCAACGTGTTCCGGACGCTGGCGGTGATCAGCGGTCAGCCTTTGGTGGAGTGGCAAGTTCGCGACGAACTCCGCTCGGCGCCTACTCGGACGGCGTCCGATGTGGACGGATTGAAGCACCTGGAATCCTGCCTGTACGAGAGCATGCGGCTCTGGCCCACGACGCCGATGTTCGGCCGGCGGGCCACCGCGGCGACCACCCTCGGCGGGGTGCCGATTCCCGCCGGAACGCCGCTGCTGGTGGTGAACTCGTTCAATCACCGGGACCCGGTTTCGGTTCCGGAGCCGGACGCGTTCGTGCCGTCACGGCCGGCCGGCTACCGGTTCAACCAATTCAGCAACGGGAGGCAGAGCTGCCCGGGACGGGACCTCGCGGTGTTCCTGGCCAAGGCGATCCTGGCCGAATTGCTCGGCGATTGCCGATTCGTCGGCCAGGCGCAGTCGAGTATCGCCGACGGCGAACCGATGCCCGCGACGCTGAACCATTCTCTGCTGTTTTTCGCGATGGAGCCGGTGAAATCGTAG